A window of Mucilaginibacter paludis DSM 18603 contains these coding sequences:
- a CDS encoding carboxypeptidase-like regulatory domain-containing protein, with translation MFTKSLLFRFFVFFSLVCTGAMAQAPVSGINSLISKISTYNAAMPTEKVFMHFDKPYYSTTDTLWFKVYLTTEAINYSPLSSRLYVELLNDSSAVIKRFVFPVGVGLTWGSIPLDASYVHEGTYTIRAYTNWMRNFGDDYFFKQTFYINNQGENTWLVNVHPTLVSSGGKDDVKLSLKFAGLDDKAAGMRDMQLKVVNGKKVLLRNTAQTAADGTMNVDFNLPAQTALKNLNLVAQDKLDKSRKAMIPIMVNRPQDVDIQFMPESGQFVTGIPAHIGFKAIGEEGKGISVSGTVYDNDHNEIAAINTLRYGIGTIDITAQPGKLYTAEINLPGGFKKTAPLPVPEKTGIVLRVRNAIDRDTLSVSVYNTTDQTANKYYLLAMARGVVCYGATIAFNNNYFSTRIPKNLFPTGTVHFILLNQAQQPINERLTFVNRNDNLKIELKTDAQSFASRDSIPVHITVKDEEGKPVIGSFSMAVTDDNQVKPESASDDNILSHLLLASDLKGYVEDPTYYFQQNEQAWKALDALLLTQGWVGYDLKKINQPVKPAFDAETEFMVKGTVTNLFNKPVSNSNVMLLSKGTQNFFMDTTTNKEGKFVFKRFPRIDKATFIISARNAKGKVVNGGISVDEKNQLPVSAGPPMLLNPWNVNTDTTVLNYVKANKNYHTSLDKALYGTTGRLLRGVDIKDRAVIKNSQNLNGAGESDQTLTEDVLVNAGRVSLLDVLSSKIKNFHSSFHKDSAKNMNLEYFIKDKRVRFVFDGVDLDRFYEPFGGQPNEHYEYQKQYLDYISAEDILGVEVIYSNNGRYNVVNLTNTDDLLAATPTGPRGSDFAYLEITTRAGNGPFIQRANGIYLYKPLPLAEYKQFYRPRYPVKDNLKNFADLRSTIHWEPNVVTDKNGTSTVSFYAADKPTHYTIMFEGSDMRGRVGYQTKQITIGANTH, from the coding sequence ATGTTTACCAAGTCACTCCTGTTCCGGTTCTTTGTCTTTTTTAGTTTGGTTTGTACGGGCGCAATGGCCCAGGCCCCGGTTAGCGGCATCAATTCGCTCATATCCAAAATAAGCACCTATAACGCGGCCATGCCTACCGAAAAAGTGTTTATGCACTTTGATAAACCTTATTATTCTACCACTGATACCCTGTGGTTTAAGGTTTATTTAACAACAGAGGCCATTAATTATTCGCCACTAAGCAGCAGGTTATATGTAGAGTTATTAAATGATAGCAGCGCAGTTATTAAACGCTTTGTTTTTCCAGTGGGCGTTGGGCTTACCTGGGGCAGTATCCCTTTAGATGCAAGCTATGTGCATGAGGGTACATACACCATTCGCGCCTATACTAACTGGATGCGCAACTTCGGTGATGATTATTTTTTTAAACAAACATTTTACATCAATAACCAGGGCGAAAACACCTGGCTGGTGAATGTGCACCCCACTTTAGTATCTTCAGGGGGGAAGGATGACGTTAAATTATCATTAAAATTTGCAGGTCTTGATGATAAGGCTGCAGGCATGCGCGATATGCAACTCAAAGTGGTAAATGGCAAAAAAGTGCTGTTACGCAATACGGCCCAAACAGCGGCCGATGGGACCATGAATGTAGATTTCAACCTGCCCGCGCAAACTGCCTTAAAAAATCTAAATCTTGTTGCCCAGGATAAACTGGATAAATCGCGCAAGGCGATGATCCCGATTATGGTTAACCGCCCCCAGGACGTGGATATACAATTTATGCCCGAGAGCGGTCAGTTTGTTACCGGAATACCGGCGCACATCGGCTTTAAGGCTATTGGTGAAGAGGGCAAGGGCATCAGCGTAAGCGGAACAGTATACGATAATGACCATAACGAGATAGCCGCCATCAATACACTTCGATACGGTATCGGTACTATTGATATCACCGCCCAGCCAGGTAAGCTTTATACCGCCGAAATTAATTTACCCGGCGGATTCAAAAAAACGGCGCCCTTACCTGTTCCCGAAAAAACAGGAATTGTTTTAAGAGTACGGAACGCCATTGACCGGGATACCCTGTCGGTTTCCGTTTATAACACTACCGACCAAACCGCTAATAAATATTACTTGTTGGCTATGGCCAGGGGAGTGGTATGTTATGGTGCAACAATAGCCTTTAACAATAACTATTTCTCTACCCGAATCCCTAAAAACTTATTCCCAACCGGTACGGTGCATTTTATTCTGCTCAACCAGGCTCAACAGCCCATCAATGAACGGCTTACGTTTGTCAATCGTAACGACAACTTAAAAATAGAACTTAAAACAGATGCTCAATCTTTCGCGTCGCGTGATAGTATCCCTGTACATATTACTGTAAAAGATGAAGAGGGAAAGCCGGTAATAGGTAGTTTTTCGATGGCGGTAACGGATGATAACCAGGTGAAACCCGAAAGCGCTTCTGATGATAATATCCTATCGCACCTGTTGCTGGCTTCGGACCTGAAAGGATATGTGGAAGATCCTACCTATTACTTTCAACAAAACGAGCAGGCCTGGAAGGCTCTGGATGCTCTGCTGTTAACACAGGGCTGGGTTGGCTATGATCTGAAAAAAATAAACCAGCCCGTAAAACCTGCGTTTGATGCCGAAACCGAGTTTATGGTTAAAGGAACGGTAACTAATTTGTTTAATAAACCGGTTAGCAACTCCAATGTGATGTTATTATCAAAAGGTACACAAAACTTTTTTATGGATACCACCACCAATAAAGAAGGAAAGTTTGTGTTTAAAAGATTCCCGAGAATTGATAAAGCCACCTTCATCATCTCAGCCAGAAACGCAAAGGGCAAGGTAGTTAATGGCGGAATCAGCGTTGATGAGAAAAACCAATTGCCGGTAAGTGCCGGGCCCCCGATGCTTTTAAACCCTTGGAATGTAAATACCGATACAACCGTTTTAAACTATGTTAAGGCTAACAAAAACTATCATACCAGTTTAGATAAAGCCTTATACGGCACCACGGGCAGGCTGCTTAGAGGGGTTGATATTAAAGACAGGGCCGTGATTAAAAACTCGCAGAACTTAAACGGCGCAGGCGAATCGGACCAAACGCTTACCGAAGATGTGTTGGTAAACGCCGGGAGGGTGAGCCTGTTGGATGTGTTATCAAGTAAAATAAAAAACTTTCACTCCAGCTTTCATAAAGACAGTGCCAAGAACATGAACCTGGAGTATTTTATCAAGGATAAAAGGGTAAGATTTGTGTTTGACGGCGTAGACCTCGACCGGTTTTATGAACCCTTCGGCGGACAACCCAACGAGCATTATGAATATCAAAAACAATACCTGGACTATATATCTGCCGAAGATATTTTGGGCGTAGAAGTGATTTACAGCAACAATGGCCGGTATAATGTAGTCAACCTAACCAATACCGACGATCTGCTGGCTGCCACACCGACAGGCCCGCGCGGGTCTGATTTCGCCTACCTTGAAATTACTACCCGGGCAGGCAATGGGCCCTTCATCCAACGCGCCAATGGTATTTACCTGTACAAGCCGCTACCGCTTGCCGAGTATAAACAGTTTTACCGCCCGCGTTATCCCGTAAAGGATAACCTGAAAAACTTTGCCGACCTGCGCTCTACCATCCACTGGGAACCTAATGTAGTTACCGATAAAAACGGCACATCAACTGTATCATTTTATGCTGCCGATAAGCCTACCCATTATACCATTATGTTTGAAGGCAGCGATATGCGGGGCAGAGTGGGTTATCAAACCAAGCAGATTACTATCGGGGCTAATACGCATTAG
- a CDS encoding glycoside hydrolase family 43 protein, with protein MMIKRCLVAACTVFTFAATAQQKLAKPIPSATNYVSKVWVADQGNGTYKNPVLNADYSDPDAIRVGDDFYLVSSSFEDMPGLPILHSKDLVNWTLIGHALLRQPPFDHFAKPRHGDGVWAPAIRYHNGEFYIYYPDPDYGIYVIKAKNAAGPWTNPALVYGGSGLIDPCPLWDEDGAVYLVHGWAGSRAGIKSIISINKLNADGTKVTDEGVMVFDGHDTDPTVEGPKLYKRNGYYYIFAPAGGVSTGWQLVLRSENIYGPYERRVVMDQSKSAVNGPHQGAWVDTETGEDWFLHFQDKGPYGRVMHLQPMKWINNWPVIGTDPNHTGKGEPVLTYKKPNVGRVYPIQTPPESDEFNGISLGLQWQWMANPKSTWYTTTNLGYLRLFSYLSPDTAKNLWQAPNVLLQKMPADEFMATTKFTFKPNAKLENERAGLVVMGFSYAGLTLQSKKDGIYLTYIDCKDAEKGKPEKAETLMKLVTPTVYFRVKVTAGAKCRFSYSLDGQQYTDAGQEFQAEVGRWIGAKVGLFCTRTTQTNDSGYADFDWFRVELVK; from the coding sequence ATGATGATCAAAAGATGCCTAGTAGCAGCATGTACAGTTTTTACATTTGCGGCAACAGCCCAGCAAAAATTGGCAAAGCCAATTCCATCGGCTACGAATTACGTGTCGAAGGTTTGGGTAGCCGATCAGGGAAACGGAACCTATAAAAACCCAGTATTAAATGCTGATTATTCCGACCCGGATGCTATCCGCGTAGGCGATGATTTTTACCTGGTATCCTCCAGTTTTGAAGATATGCCCGGTTTGCCGATACTGCACTCAAAGGATCTGGTTAACTGGACGCTGATTGGCCATGCTTTACTCAGGCAGCCACCCTTTGATCATTTTGCCAAACCACGCCATGGCGATGGTGTTTGGGCGCCAGCCATCCGTTACCATAATGGCGAGTTTTACATTTATTACCCCGATCCGGATTATGGCATTTATGTAATTAAAGCCAAAAACGCGGCGGGCCCTTGGACTAACCCCGCATTGGTTTACGGAGGATCAGGATTGATTGACCCCTGCCCTTTGTGGGACGAGGATGGCGCCGTTTACCTGGTACATGGCTGGGCCGGTAGCCGCGCCGGTATTAAAAGTATCATCAGCATCAATAAACTTAACGCGGATGGCACCAAAGTAACTGATGAAGGGGTGATGGTTTTTGACGGACACGATACCGACCCTACCGTTGAGGGGCCTAAACTATACAAGCGCAATGGCTACTATTATATTTTTGCGCCTGCGGGCGGCGTATCTACCGGTTGGCAGCTGGTGCTGCGTTCTGAAAATATCTATGGCCCTTATGAGCGCAGGGTAGTGATGGATCAGAGTAAATCAGCGGTTAACGGTCCGCACCAGGGCGCCTGGGTTGATACAGAAACCGGGGAAGATTGGTTTTTGCATTTCCAGGATAAGGGGCCTTATGGCAGGGTAATGCATTTGCAGCCTATGAAATGGATAAACAACTGGCCGGTAATAGGCACCGATCCGAACCACACAGGGAAAGGGGAACCGGTACTGACTTATAAAAAGCCCAATGTAGGCAGGGTTTATCCCATCCAAACCCCGCCGGAATCCGACGAGTTTAACGGTATCAGCCTCGGTTTGCAATGGCAGTGGATGGCTAACCCTAAATCAACCTGGTATACCACAACCAACCTGGGCTATTTACGATTGTTCAGTTACCTATCGCCGGACACGGCAAAAAACCTTTGGCAAGCGCCTAATGTGCTGCTGCAAAAAATGCCGGCCGACGAGTTTATGGCCACCACCAAATTCACGTTTAAACCAAATGCTAAATTAGAGAATGAGCGCGCCGGTTTAGTGGTAATGGGCTTTAGCTATGCAGGCCTGACCCTGCAAAGCAAAAAGGATGGTATTTACCTCACTTATATTGATTGCAAAGATGCCGAAAAGGGAAAGCCGGAAAAGGCAGAAACCTTGATGAAGCTGGTTACCCCCACGGTTTATTTCCGAGTAAAGGTAACAGCAGGAGCCAAATGCCGGTTTAGCTACAGTTTGGACGGGCAGCAATATACCGATGCCGGACAGGAATTTCAGGCCGAGGTTGGGCGTTGGATTGGTGCCAAAGTAGGGTTGTTTTGCACCCGTACTACGCAAACAAATGATTCTGGGTATGCTGATTTCGACTGGTTTAGGGTAGAGTTGGTTAAATAA
- a CDS encoding pectinesterase family protein translates to MKKISLFTLLLFVFARLTAQGPVYPKELTVAPDGSGNYKTIQEAVNSVRDFGQRVIIHIKKGIYHEKLVIPAWKTQISLVGEDKVNTVITNNDYSGKPNPGGKDAFGKPEFTTYTSYTVLVQGDDFTAENLTIENTAGRVGQAVALDVEADRCKFINCRFLGNQDTLYLSNENSRQYYQNCYIEGTTDFIFGEATCVFQSCTIKSLTPSFATAASTTARQKYGFVFFDCKLIADTSVHRAYLGRPWRSYAKTVYIRTEIGGHIAPEGWNPWKGDAMFPDKFKTAYYAEYKNTGPGADTKKRVEWAHRLTDREAKEYTLANIFAGNTPWDPLNH, encoded by the coding sequence ATGAAAAAGATATCGCTCTTTACTTTATTGCTGTTCGTATTTGCCCGTTTAACAGCTCAGGGTCCGGTTTACCCCAAAGAGTTAACCGTGGCCCCCGATGGAAGCGGCAATTATAAAACTATACAGGAGGCAGTTAACTCGGTAAGAGACTTTGGCCAGCGCGTGATTATCCATATCAAAAAAGGAATTTATCACGAAAAACTGGTTATACCGGCCTGGAAAACACAGATCAGTTTAGTTGGCGAGGATAAGGTAAATACGGTGATTACCAACAACGATTATTCGGGTAAGCCCAACCCCGGAGGTAAGGATGCCTTTGGCAAACCAGAGTTTACTACTTATACATCGTACACTGTATTGGTGCAGGGCGATGATTTTACTGCCGAAAATCTAACTATAGAAAACACTGCGGGGCGGGTTGGGCAGGCCGTGGCACTGGATGTGGAGGCCGACCGGTGTAAGTTTATCAATTGCCGGTTTTTGGGCAACCAGGATACGCTGTACCTATCCAACGAAAACAGCCGCCAGTACTATCAAAATTGTTATATTGAAGGCACTACCGATTTCATTTTTGGCGAAGCCACCTGCGTGTTTCAGAGCTGCACCATCAAAAGCTTGACCCCATCTTTCGCCACAGCGGCATCAACCACCGCAAGGCAAAAATATGGCTTTGTGTTTTTTGATTGTAAGCTGATAGCGGATACATCGGTTCACCGGGCTTACTTAGGCAGGCCGTGGCGCTCTTATGCCAAAACGGTTTATATCCGTACGGAAATAGGCGGTCATATCGCCCCTGAGGGCTGGAACCCGTGGAAGGGCGATGCCATGTTTCCGGATAAATTTAAAACGGCTTATTATGCCGAGTACAAAAACACAGGGCCCGGGGCAGATACTAAAAAAAGGGTAGAGTGGGCGCATCGGCTAACCGATAGGGAGGCTAAGGAGTACACGCTTGCTAATATATTTGCAGGTAACACGCCATGGGACCCTTTAAATCATTAA
- a CDS encoding glycoside hydrolase family 28 protein, whose amino-acid sequence MKKLLFISFCIAACGLGAQAQTAGPYSWSNLPKAAVPTFKKDTFNIIKYGAVADGITLNTKSINNAIDACSKNGGGVVLIPQGLWMTGPIVLKSNVNLHIDRAAMVQMTDDKSQYPLVEGNYEGHAAVRNQSPVSGTNLVNIAITGGGIIDGNGTGVWRAIGKDRLTESEWKELVASGGVVSENGKSWYPSQSYAKGNAIKDVSLLKPGKSLSDYEEYKDYFRPNMVVLTGCKKILLSGTTFQNSPNWCLHTLLCEDLTLQDVHVRNPWNAQNGDAIDVESCRNVLVENSTFDAGDDGLCIKSGRDEEGRKRGVPTENVVMRNNIVYRAHGGFVIGSEMSGGARNIFVSDCTFIGTDIGLRFKTARGRGGIVENIYIKNISMRDILHEAILFDMYYMSKAGSTLGLKTFPPVTEATPQFRNFYVSNVACNGAETGIFVRGLPEMSIKNIYLENMVLKADKGAELIEANNISLKNITLESKNTKPLINIENSTQIKLDNIKYTHAEQLLTIQGERSAQIQLINTNTSNAKTKVEFTSGAESKALIK is encoded by the coding sequence ATGAAAAAATTACTGTTTATTTCTTTTTGTATAGCAGCATGCGGCCTGGGTGCCCAAGCCCAAACTGCAGGCCCATACTCCTGGAGCAATTTGCCTAAGGCGGCAGTTCCCACGTTTAAAAAAGATACTTTCAACATTATTAAATACGGCGCCGTTGCCGATGGCATTACGCTAAACACCAAAAGCATCAACAATGCTATTGACGCCTGCAGCAAAAACGGCGGCGGTGTAGTATTGATTCCGCAAGGTTTATGGATGACGGGGCCTATCGTACTAAAAAGCAATGTCAACCTGCATATCGACCGTGCAGCCATGGTGCAGATGACCGACGATAAAAGCCAGTACCCTTTGGTAGAGGGTAATTATGAGGGCCACGCCGCGGTGCGTAATCAATCGCCGGTATCGGGCACCAATTTGGTGAATATTGCTATTACCGGTGGCGGTATTATTGATGGCAATGGCACCGGGGTATGGCGTGCCATTGGCAAAGACAGGCTCACCGAAAGCGAATGGAAGGAACTGGTAGCATCGGGCGGTGTGGTTAGCGAAAACGGCAAAAGCTGGTACCCATCACAGAGTTACGCTAAAGGCAATGCCATTAAGGATGTAAGCTTGCTTAAACCCGGAAAAAGCCTGAGCGATTACGAAGAGTATAAGGATTATTTCCGCCCCAATATGGTGGTTTTAACAGGCTGCAAAAAGATCCTGCTAAGCGGCACAACTTTCCAGAACTCGCCCAACTGGTGCCTTCATACTTTGTTGTGTGAAGATTTAACCTTGCAGGATGTGCATGTAAGAAACCCCTGGAACGCGCAGAATGGCGATGCGATAGATGTAGAATCGTGCAGGAACGTATTGGTGGAGAACAGCACTTTTGATGCGGGCGACGATGGTCTTTGCATTAAGTCGGGCCGGGATGAAGAGGGCCGTAAACGTGGTGTGCCAACCGAGAATGTAGTAATGCGCAACAATATTGTTTACCGTGCCCATGGCGGCTTTGTAATAGGCAGCGAAATGAGCGGCGGTGCCAGGAATATCTTTGTAAGCGATTGTACCTTTATAGGTACCGATATAGGCCTGCGTTTTAAAACCGCGAGGGGCCGGGGCGGTATTGTAGAAAATATCTACATCAAAAACATCAGCATGCGTGATATTTTGCACGAGGCTATTTTGTTCGATATGTACTACATGTCGAAAGCCGGATCAACGCTGGGTTTAAAAACCTTTCCGCCGGTAACCGAGGCTACACCACAGTTCCGTAATTTTTATGTGAGCAATGTGGCCTGCAACGGTGCCGAAACCGGGATTTTTGTGCGCGGCCTGCCCGAGATGAGTATCAAGAACATTTATCTTGAAAACATGGTGTTAAAGGCCGATAAAGGTGCCGAACTGATTGAAGCGAATAACATCAGCCTGAAAAACATCACCCTCGAAAGCAAAAATACCAAACCGCTCATCAATATCGAGAACAGTACACAAATTAAACTGGATAATATTAAATATACCCATGCCGAGCAGCTTTTAACCATCCAGGGCGAAAGATCGGCGCAGATCCAGCTGATCAATACCAATACATCGAATGCCAAAACTAAAGTTGAGTTTACTTCTGGTGCTGAAAGTAAGGCTCTGATAAAATAA
- a CDS encoding pectinesterase family protein — translation MKRFMLISVALACFAGANAQRRLTVAQDGSGNYQTVQAALDAIPLNNKKPLVVYIKNGLYKEKLHLDSGKNFVTLTGESKFNTILTYDDHPGKVSARGDSINTRTSYSFLVAADNFSASNITFRNDAGFTAGQAVAVEARGDRAAFTNCRFIGNQDILFMNGENSRQYYKDCYIEGTTDFIFGAATAWFEQCHIHSKKNSHITAASTPQNHAYGYVFNDCTLTGDSTLHAVSLGRPWRPYAWVTYIHCYMGQQIKPEGWSNWNKTESFKTARYFEYQNYGPGASASGRVSWSHQLTPAEAGKLTLKAVLGGKDNWNPGLTN, via the coding sequence ATGAAAAGGTTTATGCTGATAAGCGTTGCGCTGGCATGCTTTGCAGGGGCAAATGCGCAAAGGCGTTTAACCGTTGCCCAGGATGGCAGCGGCAACTATCAAACCGTGCAGGCAGCTCTTGATGCCATCCCGCTCAATAATAAAAAGCCTTTGGTGGTGTATATAAAAAACGGCTTATATAAAGAAAAACTGCATCTCGATTCGGGCAAAAATTTTGTCACCTTAACCGGCGAATCAAAGTTTAATACCATCCTTACTTATGATGATCATCCCGGCAAGGTATCCGCCAGGGGCGATAGTATTAACACCCGGACGTCATACAGTTTTTTGGTGGCGGCCGATAACTTTAGCGCCAGTAACATTACTTTTAGAAACGATGCCGGTTTTACCGCCGGGCAGGCCGTAGCCGTTGAAGCACGGGGCGACAGGGCCGCATTTACCAATTGCCGTTTTATTGGGAACCAGGATATTTTATTTATGAACGGCGAAAACAGCCGCCAGTATTATAAGGATTGCTATATAGAAGGTACCACCGATTTTATTTTTGGTGCAGCAACAGCCTGGTTTGAGCAGTGCCACATCCACAGCAAAAAAAACTCGCATATTACGGCCGCTTCAACCCCACAAAACCATGCCTACGGTTATGTGTTTAACGATTGTACCCTAACCGGGGACAGTACGCTGCATGCGGTATCCTTAGGCAGGCCGTGGCGACCTTACGCCTGGGTAACTTATATACATTGTTACATGGGCCAGCAGATAAAGCCCGAAGGCTGGTCGAACTGGAACAAAACCGAAAGCTTTAAAACCGCCCGGTACTTTGAATATCAAAACTATGGTCCCGGCGCTTCGGCATCGGGCAGGGTATCGTGGTCGCACCAGTTAACACCTGCCGAAGCTGGTAAGCTCACCCTAAAAGCGGTGTTAGGCGGAAAAGATAACTGGAACCCTGGGTTAACCAATTAA
- a CDS encoding rhamnogalacturonan acetylesterase: MQHLLKKKLNRLSVLSLLLLMSFSLPEPPKIKVYLIGDSTMCLYKGKQLPLTGWGMPFADYFDSGVSIDNCARGGRSTKTFVAENRWRPIADSLKEGDYVMIQFGHNDEAKTPQHPERYTPVPDYKNYLVGFINDARKKKANPILITPVSRRSFDKDGKALETHVEYSKAVLEVGEQYHVAVIDLDRKSRELFQQLGLVKTQMLFMDLDTAEHPNYPLGRKDNTHFNETGARMLAQIILNDLKEKKIALADHIVKGNNKPTVNPQAK, from the coding sequence ATGCAACATCTATTAAAAAAAAAGCTTAACAGGTTATCCGTTTTAAGTTTGTTGTTGCTGATGTCGTTCAGCTTGCCCGAGCCCCCCAAAATCAAGGTATACCTTATCGGCGATTCAACGATGTGTTTGTATAAAGGCAAACAACTCCCGCTAACGGGCTGGGGAATGCCTTTTGCCGATTATTTTGATAGCGGCGTTAGTATTGATAACTGCGCCAGGGGTGGCCGCAGCACTAAAACCTTTGTGGCCGAGAACCGCTGGAGGCCTATAGCCGACAGCCTGAAAGAAGGCGATTATGTGATGATCCAGTTCGGCCATAACGATGAGGCTAAAACACCTCAGCACCCGGAACGATATACACCGGTACCCGATTATAAAAATTACCTGGTTGGCTTTATTAACGATGCGCGTAAAAAAAAGGCAAACCCAATACTGATTACCCCGGTAAGCCGCCGCAGTTTTGATAAAGATGGCAAGGCGCTTGAAACCCATGTTGAATACTCAAAGGCGGTATTAGAAGTAGGTGAGCAATACCACGTAGCGGTAATTGACCTGGACAGAAAGAGCCGTGAGCTGTTTCAGCAATTGGGGCTGGTTAAAACGCAGATGCTGTTTATGGACCTGGATACGGCCGAGCACCCTAATTACCCGTTGGGACGAAAAGATAATACTCATTTTAACGAAACAGGCGCCCGTATGCTGGCTCAAATTATCCTGAATGACCTAAAGGAAAAAAAGATAGCCCTGGCCGATCATATTGTAAAAGGCAACAATAAGCCAACCGTTAACCCCCAGGCAAAATGA
- a CDS encoding rhamnogalacturonan acetylesterase has protein sequence MRSPLFKIIPALLLLSLVSFTASQQNNIKVYLIGDSTMANKQVKAYPETGWGMPFVYFWDSTVTVDNRAQNGRSTKTFINAKLWEPVERDLQEGDYVLIQFGHNDEVPTKGSYINEEGFKTNLVKFVTESRNKKAIPVLITPVARRKFNAAGNIEETHAVYAEIVRQVAAEQHVPLIDLDKESQEVLQKLGPDASTLYYNHLAPGENPNYPDGKIDDTHFSELGARKMAEIVLADIKSLKLELAARIWKPEVKPVTK, from the coding sequence ATGAGATCACCCCTGTTTAAAATCATCCCCGCCTTGCTGTTATTATCGTTGGTATCTTTCACTGCCAGTCAGCAAAATAATATCAAAGTTTACCTCATCGGCGATTCTACCATGGCTAATAAGCAGGTAAAAGCCTATCCTGAAACAGGCTGGGGAATGCCCTTCGTTTATTTCTGGGATAGTACGGTTACGGTTGATAACCGTGCTCAAAATGGGCGCAGCACCAAAACCTTTATTAACGCTAAGCTGTGGGAACCCGTTGAACGCGATTTGCAGGAAGGCGATTATGTATTGATCCAGTTTGGCCATAACGATGAGGTGCCCACCAAAGGCAGTTATATTAATGAGGAAGGTTTTAAAACGAACCTGGTTAAGTTTGTAACCGAATCCAGAAATAAAAAAGCTATCCCGGTGCTGATTACGCCGGTTGCCCGCCGTAAATTTAACGCCGCCGGTAACATTGAAGAAACTCATGCCGTATATGCTGAAATTGTACGCCAGGTTGCCGCCGAACAGCATGTGCCTTTGATTGACCTGGATAAGGAAAGCCAGGAAGTATTGCAGAAATTAGGCCCGGATGCGTCAACCTTATATTATAACCACCTGGCTCCCGGCGAAAACCCCAATTACCCGGATGGCAAAATAGATGATACCCATTTTAGTGAATTAGGTGCCCGCAAAATGGCCGAAATTGTTTTGGCAGATATTAAAAGTTTAAAGCTTGAACTGGCCGCCAGAATATGGAAACCCGAAGTTAAACCTGTAACCAAGTAA